ATAACAACAATATTGACAATACTAGCTCCCTTGGATAAAAGCATTTTACAAATAGGAAAAGCAGCATAGATTGGACCTGCAGATAAACTACCTAAAGCCACTGAAAATCCTATCCCTTTCAGGCCAGATCTTTCCCCAAGATGTTTCATAATAGCTTCTTTAGAAATCCATATTTCTATGAGTACTGTTAGCATGAAGATAACCGGCATTACCATCAGCATTTCAAATAAGTAGTGTCTTGTATTTTGCAGGGCGTGAATAAAGTGTCCTTTAGAAAATACAAAAGTAAAAAAATATAGTGTTATGGTGACAGAAATAAGTTTGTATTTTTTTATGAATTGAAATAACATTACATTAGACCTCCCATGATAAAAGCTACCAGTAGGGCTAAAACAAAACTTAATGCACTACGTATTAGCGTAAATTTGAAACCAAATTCCTTTGCTTCTAGAGGAAATGTCTTGATCCCCACCATCGTGAGAGTTGTTAGAAAAGCAACCGAGGGTACTAGGTGGGCACCTCCATCGATTAGTGAGCCAACCAGAGGAAAAGCTACAAAGGCTGGGATTAAAGTTATACACCCTATTAAAGCAGCAAACAAAGTACCGGTAAGGGGATTAACTTTACTAAGCATTTCAGCAATTGTAGTTGGGGTTAAAAAACTTAATCCAAGGCCAATAAGAAAAATAGTAGCAATAATATCAGGAAGCATACCTTGCATCATACCCTTGGCTTTGTGCGTTGCTTCTTTTGTCTGCCTTCTTTTTTTAAAATAAGAATAGATTATTAGTGGTAGCGAGATACCCCACATTGATAGTGTAACAATATCCATAAAATCACCCTTTCAAATAAGATATAAAAAATTATATAATAGAGTTAAATAAAAAGGTGTTACCAATGTAACACAAAGGAGATTTAGAATGAAATTTTTGAATAATATTGAAAAGTATACCCTCCTCAATAAGCTTCCCTATGAATTACTCCAAGATTATCTGGTTCAAAAATTATTAAAAGTCAGTGCTTATAAAAAAGGAGAGATTATACATCTTGATGGTGATCAATGTAAGTGTCTAGAGGTAATCCTTGAAGGGAAGGTAGTTATTGAAAGAATTGATGAAAATGGTGATTTGTTTACAATTGTAGAGCTCTATACCGATAATATTTTGGGTGGAAATCTTGTGTTTTCTACAAACCCCTTTTACCCAATGACTATTTCTGCACGAACAGATGTTGAAATACTGGAGATAGAAAAAGAAACGCTTTTTGAGCTTTGTTGTAACAATAGAGAATTTCTCTATGCTTTTCTCCAACTTATCTCTGGAAACACATTGATTTTAGGAGATAAGATTAAGCATTATGCTAATCGTTCAATACGAGATAGTATTTGTGCTTATTTAAGACAAGAATATCACCTGCAGAACACATTTGAAATAAAACTTAATACAACGAAAAAAGCTTTAGCAGAAAGGATAGGAACTCAAAGGACTTCGTTATCTAGGGAGTTGCAAAAAATGAAAAAGGAAGGTCTCATAACCTATGATGCTACTAGTATTACCATTATAGATAAGAGGATCATTAATGATGGATGACTTTTAAGGAATATGATCTATTATTATTTTTTGTACACAACAAAGAACAGGCTTTATCCCGAAAAATTATTTTAGATGGTGTATGGGGCTATGATTATTATGGAGATTTAAGAACCGTTGATACCCATGTTAAACGTCTTCGACAAAAGCTTTCAAAAATGGGTGAACAAATCAAAACTGTTCGTGGTTTAGGGTATCGTTTTGAGGTGAAAAAATGATAAGAAAATCTATCTTTTTAAAGCTCCTAGCTCTATTTTTATTATTTACCACAAGCATTATAGGCATCTTCTGGCTCCTGCATAGTCAATTTTTTTATGGTTATTATATGCAACAGAAAATCAACACCATGATTGAATATAGTGAAGAATTACAGTATTTAATAAAGGATGATATGCTAACTCAGGAGGGTAAGGATACTCTGGAAAAGGTGGCGGATCAGATTCACGGTAGAGTTGTGATTTTAGACTATGATGAAAATATTCTTCACTATGAAGGTAGTATACGAATGGCTCGAGCCAGTAGAGTTCCTCAAGAAGCTTTACAGAAAGCTAAGAGGGGAAGCATACAAACCTATAAAATTGCTGGTGCCAACAGTCCAGTAGAAATATTGGCAGTTTTAATTCCTATGGAGAATTATATTTATTTATTCCAAACTCCCCTACAGCCTATTGAGGAAGCAATTACTATTACAAGAAGCTTTACCTTTTATCTTTTGATTATAGCTTTTTTCATTGCTATGCTCCTATCTTGGATTTTTTCTAAAACCATCACCAAGCCCTTAATCAAGTTGAATCATGTTGCTACTAAAATGGCTTCCCTAGACTTTAATGAAAAGTGGCAGGAGAAACGACAGGATGAAATAGGTGATTTAGGTAAAACCTTGAATTATTTGACGGAGAAGCTCAGCAGCACCATCCATGATCTACAACAGGAGCTACAAAAAGAAAAAAACCTAGACCAAATGCGGAAGCAATTTGTAGCCAATGTCTCCCATGAGCTTCAAACACCCATTGCTTTAATTAGTGGTTATACAGAAGCTTTGCAGGATGGTATTGTATCTGACAAAGAGGAGGTAAAGGCCTATCTTCAAATCATTGAAGGCGAAACCTATAGAATAAGCAATCTTGTGAAGGATTTATTAGATCTAAGCCAGCTACAGTCTGGCAGCTTTAAAGTAAAAATTGAAACCGTCGATATCCTTTCCTTAATAGACAGTACCATCGATAAGTTTCAGCTGATGCGTCAAGAAAAAAGAATAAAGCTGCTTTTACAGCCCTCTGTATCGGAAACCTGTGTATTTGGCGATGAATATCGTATTCAGCAGGTGTTAATCAATCTAACCCAAAACGCCATCAACAACTGTGATCCAGAAGGCAGTATCATCTATAGGGTTTTTGAAGTAGGAGAAAAAATTCGAATCGAGATATACAACGAAGGCCCTCCCATACTTGAAAAAGAAATTCCCTTTATATGGGAAAGCTTTTATAAGGTAAAAGAAAATAGTAGGGGAACAGGCTTAGGTCTAGCCATTGTAAAAAGCGTTTTAGAACTGCATAAAAGTGACTATGGTGTTATTAATAAAAAGAATGGTGTGTCCTTTTATTTCACTTTACAAAAAAGTTTCAACTAGTTGTCACAAAACTGTCACCTCTTCTGTTTACAATATAATTGTAGTACAAAATATATAAAAAAAAGGAGAGGGTTATGATGAAAAAGAAACTTATGATCACAGCTACAACCATAGGCTTGGTGGGCTTGGCGGGATTAATGGCATCACCTGTTTTTGCTAATGAAGCTGTTGAAGCAAAAAATAATTTTCGATGGGGACAGGAGAGAACTTCTACAATAGAAATGGTGGCAGAAAAAGTCAATGTTCCCCTAGAAGACTTATTAGAGGAGAAACTGGGATCTAGTTGTTTGGAGGTATTTTCTAGCTACGGTATTAGCTTAGAGGATATTGGAGCAATGAAGCTACAGGAGAGATTTGCCGTAGTTGAGGCTGCAGTGGAAGCTGGAAAAATTACAGCAGAGGAAGCAGCATCCATTAAAGAAAAACTTGCTGATCATGGTTTTCTTCTAGATGGTCAGGGACCTCATCAAGGAAATAGACAAGGAATAAAGATAGCTAGACAACTAAAACTACAAAGAAACACTGAAGGTAGAGGGCCAAGGGTGAATAGATAATCCCCTTCTACTAAGGGTATTATTGGGATTATAAACAGCATTCGTAATACCTATTTTTCAAAATGGGTATTTAAATAATCGCACATTATCTTTTCTATGGATTACAAGTCCACAAATGGTATAAGAGCCAGTATTAAATGCAGGGGTAGTGATTTTGTTCCCTTGCATTTTTCATATCTTTTTCCAACTGATATGTTTATTAACTTAAACAAGCATTCTCTGAAAAACATGGTTTAAATCCTATAGAATTTCATTCTATTTTGGAGTATGTTCTTTCAGCTATGATTGGCATTATGAATTACTGGTTTAGACAGAGTAAAATGTTGACCGCAGAGGACTTGATTGCTTTAATGGATAATCTTATGGAGAATGGTGTTATGAAGCGTTTATCAAAATAATTGAAGAAGTAATGATAAAGTAAGTCCCAATTTTAAAGAGGTCAGCCTCCTCTCCTTATAGAAAATGCCCCTAAGGGGGGGACTTCATATTTATTCTGCCAAATATTATCATCTTTCTATCAAAACCCATGTTGAGACGGTTGCTCTGCTGACAAAAAAATAAATGTATAATCCCTTGATAACGGTGTATTCACAGTGTTTTAACGGGTTTGTTTATTTTTTGAGCGTGGGAAAGGTGATGGGTTTTGGGTGTATTTTTAAGAGATATGAAATTAGTGACTTGTTATGCTCATCCATGCAAATGTAGTTTTGCTTTAAGGGTTCAACCGTTTAGCAAAAGAAAAGTATAGCTTTAGATATTTGTGTTTGAAAAGGAAAGTATTAATACACTTGATGCTAAAGGAGAGGTGCTGCTCATCATGCTCTCATCCCTCGTTCAGGATGCAAGCAGGTCCATTAGGGAGAACTCTACCTAGGGGATTAGAAGGCGATTTAAAAACGGAGAGTTCAAGATGAGCACAAAGCGATTCCTTGGATATGATACTGATGAGAATGGCAAGACCAAATGGTATGCAAAAATAATTCAGAGTATGCTTCAGAATGAAAAATACAAGGGAGATGCCATTTTACAAAAGAGCTACACAGTTGATTTCCTGACAAAAAAATAACAGATATTTATGCTACTGCTATGGATTATTCTCCTGATGCTTTGACATAGGGAGGGTATCTTTGAATAGCTCTTTCAAGTATGATTGTAGATCTTCTGCTGTTCTTAAATCAGCTCCGGTAATCATTTCTCTTAATACTTTCTTTGATCCTGTGCTCATAAAAAATACTCCTTCCTGGTTTGGTTTTATTTTATTTGTTAATTATTACCATAAAGGAGTATTTATTTTCACTTAAGCACAGATTATTTTACACTACCTATAAATACAGAAAAATTCAATACCTTTAGGATGGATTTGGAATTTCAAAGTCCATATTTTTTTATCTTTCTCCATAAGGTAGTTCTATCTATGTTTAAAAGTTTCGCTGCAATTTTTCGATTATACTTTGCTTCAAGTAAAGCTGCTCTTATTTTCTTTGTTTCATCTAAATCAGTTATATTAAGTCCATTGCTTTGAGCTTCTGTTTTAGAAACAAAACTAAGTTTTTGAGGGTTTGAATTCTGAAACCTTACCTCCTCTAACTCTAAAATATAGCGTGTATCCATCTCACGAATAATGTTGTTATCTACATAGACGCACAGTCTTTCACATATATTAAAGAGTTGTCTTATATTACCTTTCCAGTCAAAAGAAACTAGATGCTTAAGGGAATCATCTGATATTTTAATACTTGGATAATTTTTACTTAGATAGTAATTGATTAGTTTAGGAATATCCTCACGCCTAGAGTTGAGTGATGGTAATGGTATTTGGAGAACATCTAATCTATAATAAAGGTCATCTCTAAATTCACCATTCTTAACTAAAGTTCTAAGATCCTTATTAGTAGCGGCAATTACCCGTATATCAATAGGTATAGTTCTATCGTCTCCAATTTTAGTAATTTCTCTTTCTTGCAATGCTCTTAAAAGCTTAGCTTGAAGCCTAAGTGGAATTTCAGCTATCTCATCAAGAAATATAGTCCCTTTATGTGCAAGTTCAAAAAAACCTAACTTACCACCTTTTAAAGAACCTGTAAATGCACCTTCTACATAACCAAATAGTTCACTTTCCAAAAGACTTTCTGATAAAGAAGCACAATTTATAGCTACAAAGGGGCCTTTTTTTCTATTGCTATAATTATGTATACTTTGAGCAAAAATTTCTTTGCCAGTGCCACTATCACCTATTAAAAGAATATTAGAATTTGCTTTGGAATATTTTTTTGCAGTAGCAATTAAATCCTTCATAATTTTACTCTCGCATATAATATCTTCAAAGGTAGCCTTGGCAAAATGTCCTCGATTGTATATTTTTTTTCTTATATTTTGTTCTAAATCCTGAATATCATTAATTTCCTTAAATGTTAAAACGGCTCCTGTTAGAGTGTCTCTTACATAGATTAAGGCTTTGTTTATATTAAGAAGAGTATTATTATAGTTAATAATCTCATTAAAATATTCTTCATTGGTTATTAAAACATTCTTCAGGTTTAAGGCAATAGAAGTATCGGTTATATGCTTACCTATAATAGGCAT
This window of the Natronincola ferrireducens genome carries:
- a CDS encoding permease, which produces MDIVTLSMWGISLPLIIYSYFKKRRQTKEATHKAKGMMQGMLPDIIATIFLIGLGLSFLTPTTIAEMLSKVNPLTGTLFAALIGCITLIPAFVAFPLVGSLIDGGAHLVPSVAFLTTLTMVGIKTFPLEAKEFGFKFTLIRSALSFVLALLVAFIMGGLM
- a CDS encoding Crp/Fnr family transcriptional regulator; amino-acid sequence: MKFLNNIEKYTLLNKLPYELLQDYLVQKLLKVSAYKKGEIIHLDGDQCKCLEVILEGKVVIERIDENGDLFTIVELYTDNILGGNLVFSTNPFYPMTISARTDVEILEIEKETLFELCCNNREFLYAFLQLISGNTLILGDKIKHYANRSIRDSICAYLRQEYHLQNTFEIKLNTTKKALAERIGTQRTSLSRELQKMKKEGLITYDATSITIIDKRIINDG
- a CDS encoding winged helix-turn-helix domain-containing protein — translated: MTFKEYDLLLFFVHNKEQALSRKIILDGVWGYDYYGDLRTVDTHVKRLRQKLSKMGEQIKTVRGLGYRFEVKK
- a CDS encoding sensor histidine kinase → MIRKSIFLKLLALFLLFTTSIIGIFWLLHSQFFYGYYMQQKINTMIEYSEELQYLIKDDMLTQEGKDTLEKVADQIHGRVVILDYDENILHYEGSIRMARASRVPQEALQKAKRGSIQTYKIAGANSPVEILAVLIPMENYIYLFQTPLQPIEEAITITRSFTFYLLIIAFFIAMLLSWIFSKTITKPLIKLNHVATKMASLDFNEKWQEKRQDEIGDLGKTLNYLTEKLSSTIHDLQQELQKEKNLDQMRKQFVANVSHELQTPIALISGYTEALQDGIVSDKEEVKAYLQIIEGETYRISNLVKDLLDLSQLQSGSFKVKIETVDILSLIDSTIDKFQLMRQEKRIKLLLQPSVSETCVFGDEYRIQQVLINLTQNAINNCDPEGSIIYRVFEVGEKIRIEIYNEGPPILEKEIPFIWESFYKVKENSRGTGLGLAIVKSVLELHKSDYGVINKKNGVSFYFTLQKSFN
- a CDS encoding sigma 54-interacting transcriptional regulator is translated as MIKIALVVPQKNFIEIAFDTFEKHNLTYCSSYKEDYMLNEIVVTENNVKNISIDADVIITRGLLAEILKKIQTDIPIIEINVPSSDLLTTLLDCKAKYGNKRVAIILAKNMIVGANEISKIIDLHVNTYVLQDTWNGKELVDKAVEDGCEIIIGGLNTCKYAKKINIPNMNIKTNTEAFWQCLTEAKRAAYISRYEQEKNQIFKTVLDYSHEGIISIDANQRITSINNCARNILKISSMPIIGKHITDTSIALNLKNVLITNEEYFNEIINYNNTLLNINKALIYVRDTLTGAVLTFKEINDIQDLEQNIRKKIYNRGHFAKATFEDIICESKIMKDLIATAKKYSKANSNILLIGDSGTGKEIFAQSIHNYSNRKKGPFVAINCASLSESLLESELFGYVEGAFTGSLKGGKLGFFELAHKGTIFLDEIAEIPLRLQAKLLRALQEREITKIGDDRTIPIDIRVIAATNKDLRTLVKNGEFRDDLYYRLDVLQIPLPSLNSRREDIPKLINYYLSKNYPSIKISDDSLKHLVSFDWKGNIRQLFNICERLCVYVDNNIIREMDTRYILELEEVRFQNSNPQKLSFVSKTEAQSNGLNITDLDETKKIRAALLEAKYNRKIAAKLLNIDRTTLWRKIKKYGL